A genomic region of Metopolophium dirhodum isolate CAU chromosome 1, ASM1992520v1, whole genome shotgun sequence contains the following coding sequences:
- the LOC132943161 gene encoding uncharacterized protein LOC132943161, which yields MLNRNLFDCFSESNTKKKIAINSDDDSVDIPSISNVNKIIRDDSNNYSELCIYAKQSLRICTNLKYDIKRLHDGQDYLKMMLDKIFNQLNNQTNSNSDSHSLNHYDIPHNITNENDLNEWEDTIEDSSYLSKAAQQLSLMGSHSISETVRKLMQRLFSDTFLVGYSFIGFKGKKTFSNLRSYDLIKYKLYLICII from the exons tataaatagtGATGATGACTCTGTAGATATTCCATCAATATCAAACGTCAATAAGATTATACGTGATGACTCTAACAACTACAGTga atTATGCATTTATGCTAAACAATCGCTAAGGATTTGTACAAACCTGAAATATGACATTAAACGTCTTCATGATGGGCAAGACTATCTAAAAATGATGCtcgacaaaatatttaatcaattaaataatcaaacaaattcaaatagTGACAGTCATTCCTTAAATCATTATGatataccacataatataacaaatgagAATGATTTAAATGAATGGGAAGATACTATAGAAGACTCATCATATTTGTCAAAAGCT GCTCAACAACTTTCACTTATGGGTAGCCATAGTATTTCAGAAACAGTAAGAAAGTTAATGCAAAGATTGTTTTCTGATACATTTTTAGTTGGCTACTCTTTCATTGGTTTTAAagggaaaaaaacattttctaatttaaGGAGCTATGATCTTATTAAGTATAAGCTAtacttaatttgtataatttga